The Oncorhynchus kisutch isolate 150728-3 unplaced genomic scaffold, Okis_V2 scaffold3571, whole genome shotgun sequence DNA segment GCCTGCTGATGGTTGACAGATATAGGCTGGGTCAGGGCTATTTGCCTGCTGATGGTTGACAGATATAGGCTGGGTCAGGTCTATTTGCCTGCTGATGGTTGACAGATATAGGCTGGGTCAGGTCTATTTGCCTGTTGATGGTTGACAGATATAGGCTGGGTCAGGGCTATTTGCCTGCTGATGGTTGACAGATATAGGCTAGGTCAGGTCTATTTGCCTGCTGATGGTTGACAGATATAGGCTGGGTCAGGGCTATTTGCCTGCTGATGGTTGACAGATATAGGCTGGGTCAGGTCTATTTGCCTGCTGATGGTTGACAGATATAGGCTGGGTCAGGGCTATTTGCCTGCTGATGGTTGACAGATATAGGCTAGGTCAGGTCTATTTGCCTGCTGATGGTTGACAGATATAGGCTGGGTCAGGTCTATTTGCCTGCTGATGGTTGACAGATATAGACTAGGTCAGGGCTATTTGCCTGCTGATGGTTGACAGATATAGGCTAGGTCAGGGCTATTTGCCTGCTGATGGTTGACAGATATAGGCTGGGTCAGGGCTATTTGCCTGCTGATGGTTGACAGATATAGGCTGGGTCAGGGCTATTTGCCTGCTGATGGTTGACAGATATAGGCTGGGTCAGGTCTATTTGCCTGCTGATGGTTGACAGATATAGGCTGGGTCAGGGCTATTTGCCTGCTGATGGTTGACAGATATAGGCTAGGTCAGGTCTATTTGCCTGCTGATGGTTGACAGATATAGGCTGGGTCAGGTCTATTTGCCTGCTGATGGTTGACAGATATAGACTAGGTCAGGGCTATTTGCCTGCTGATGGTTGACAGATATAGGCTAGGTCAGGGCTATTTGCCTGCTGATGGTTGACAGATATAGACTAGGTCAGGTCTATTTGCCTGCTGATGGTTGACAGATATAGGCTGGGTCAGGGCTATTTGCCTACTGATGGTTGACAGATATAGGCTGGGTCAGGTCTATTTGCCTGCTGATGGTTGACAGATATAGGCTGGGTCAGGTCTATTTGCCTGCTGATGGTTGACAGATATAGGCTGGGTCAGGGCTATTTGCCTGCTGATGGTTGACAGATATAGGCTGGGTCAGGGCTATTTGCCTGCTGATGGTTGACAGATATAGGCTGGGTCAGGGCTATTTGCCTGCTGATGGTTGACAGATATAGGCCGGGTCAGGGCTATTTGCCTGCTGATGGTTGACAGATATAGGCCGGGTCAGGGCTATTTGCCTGCTGTGTTTCATGTGGGATATGGATAACAAAACATTCAGTACTCAGTGCAAATCTGTAAAAAGTTTATTCATGTTTTTATATAAAaagtaaatacttttttgaataGGACAATAGAAGGTGAACGAAAAACGTCTAGTGTACATACAGTTCTATACATCAAGCTACATAATCAATTATTCTATTCAAATATACCTACACTTTAAACCTTTTCATACAAGTCGAAATACTCCATGTTTTAGTTTTAAACTTCTCTGTGGTCAACTTCTCAACCCCAATACAATACTTTTTGGGCTACTCATCTTAGGCAATCACTGTGTACTGCATGAACATACAGTCCATATATTAGTTATACAAAAGCTATCATACTTTCAAAAataaatactgtacatttcctCCTTGAACTTGCGGCCTTTAGTTTCCATGCTGCTTAGCCTGTCTAGATGAGGATGCAATGCAATGACATAACGCTAGGTGGCAGTATTATACAGACAATGGAATTACAGATGTCTGGAAACAGTTGCGGTGCCTGCAGTCAACCAATGTAATTATTCTGCAGAAAGCAAACATAtctgactccattttgttgctgttGTTAGTTCAGTGGCACATGGTCCATAGTATGTTGTTTGACCGATAGCCAGACATTTCCTATGACTGTGATATCATACGTTTGTCTTCGGTGGAGACTTTTCCAACCTTTTGAAGATTTCATTGCTGTTTTATTCCCGGGAACCCAGGTGTCTCAGACTGTCTCTGAACCGTGTGGTTAAACTTGACAGTGGGAGGCAGAAAGGTCAAAGAAGCAGAAAGTCAAgaagaaaaaagtatttctgaTGTTTCCGGTTGTTTCCGTTCTCCTTTACGGAGCGTAGTTCTTCGGCCGTATCATCATTTTGACCGTCTTGAAGGCCTGCCTGTAGTTGGTGGGGTATGCTTCACTAGACATGTTGTGCCATGTTCCCCAGAAGATGCCGTTCCTCACGCCCTTGTATCTCTTGTGGTAGTATTTCCCATTGAGATTGGCTGACATGCAGGCGTCAAACCACCACCCAGAGCTGTAGTACGCGCCGCAGTTCCCTGACGGGTACATGTCGTTGTCCCTGTCTGGCGTGGTGAAGAACTTCTGGTCGTGGTTGAAGTGCTTGTTCATGTGCAGCGCGTTGCCGGCCGTGCCACTGTACCCGCTGATGGAGAGGCGATACCTCAGGAACTCGTTGGCCACGTAGAACTGGTCGAACTTGGCATACTCCCGCACCCCTTGGAAGTCCTCCAGTTCGATGCGCAGAACCATGTCCTTGGCCTTGGTCAGGAGGTGGATGCGGTCGTTGCCCAACCAGAACTCTCCCCGGGGGTCACCAAATCccgtctagagagagagagacagagagagagagagagagagagggcaagggcagggggagagagagagagagagagagagagagagagagagacagacagacagacagacagacagacagacagacagagagagagagggcaagggcaggggagagagagagaaaaaggtaaAGGTCTGTGTCAGAGGAGTCaaatctgtcccaaatggcaccctattccctacatagtgcctgatcaaaggtagtgcactatatagggaatagggtgacatttgtgaCACATCCTCATGTTTTCCCTGATTCTCACAGGGCAGCAGGCCATTACATGGAATGTTACTGACCACGGTCTGTCACAGAGTTTTGTCAAATGGGTTTATTAACCTTGTACTCAGCCCAGGAGCGGTTGAAGCTGACGGTGCCATTGAGGCGCTGCTGCACCAGGGTCCAGCCGCCGCCGAACGACTCCATGTCGCAGTAGACCTGGAACGTGCCGTTCTTGGGGTCTGGCGTGACCTGGTAGACTCCGTTCCTCCTCTCCTTTAGCATGTTGTAGTCAGAGCAGTCCTTGGGAGCGATGATGActgttgtgagagagagagagacagagagacagggcagggggagggagagagacagagagagacagggcagggggatggagagagagagagagacagagagacagggcagggggagagagagagaggcaacggTCAGTGTCCGAGGAGTAAAGAAAACACTGTTTCCCTCAAAGCACAAAACTCTCACAACCCAGCAGGCCATTGCATGGAATGTTCCTGACTTCCAGCCCCAGAATGTTCCTGACTTCCAGAGCTGACTGAGTGAGTTGAGCCACGGCCGTCACTGTGTTCATATAAGGGGAGGACAGCCTTGTCAAAACGTGGGAACGTGTCACATGGGATTAACCTGCTGGAGAGCCTGCCAGTccccactctgtgtgtgtgatgataaTGCATCCTGACAGACACTTCTGGAGCTTAGAGACCCTGAGTTTTGGAAAGTGACGCCAGTCGACTGCTCAGGATAGGAGCCTAGGAAGCATGAGAGAGGACTTGAGCAGAGAACAGaagaggacagagcagagcacagaAGAGCAggctgtttgtgcgtgtgtgtgagtgtgtgtgtctccgtatCTCCCCCTGTGGGTAGTACTCCTATCAAAGTCTGCCCATATGTGATAGTATTAGTGGTTCTCAGAATATGGGCGCCAggctgtgactgacccaaatatAACAGTCCgtcagacagatggacagacagccATGCAGACTGATAAAGGGGATTGACAGCAACAGAAGAGCAGCTGTATTATCAAGGAAGTATGCAGAGACATAAAACCCTCATCTGGAAGTAACATGGTCCCAGTGAAAAGCTTGTGCATTCTCACATTACAGGCAAACAGTTCCTTTCATTCCTACAGAAAAAGGCTTGGGACATTAGATGAAGCTTAAAAGTCTTTATAAATGAATCGAGAACATGATTCAGTTAAATGATCCAAAGGTAGACTCCCTCGATGTATGTCCGCGAACACCTTCAAATCCAATCAGAGATAGGAAGCACACTGTTTAGTTTAACTGTGAATTAGGGCTTAATGATCTGTTACAGAGCTGAGATTGTGAGATGTCTGACTGCTGACGTTCTGTTGTCGTTGAGCCGACAGAGAGTTTCCCATATCAAGTAGAAAGAAGGCTGTGTCAACAACAGAACACAAGCACTACTGCACTTTGATACTGGATGCTCCCCACTCTTACTGGAAACACTTTATATTGCCTGTTTCTCCATAATCTTTACATGAATCACTTCTGACATTATCTTGTCAAGCTATCCAGAGTCATTTGCAGAGCTCTTATACGAAACATGACAGATTAATCTAAGACAAGTACTTCTACATAGTGTTCTGATCTCACCATGACCAACTGTCGGAATGCAACACATTGCATCATCTTGTTGGCAAGTGTAATAAAGGAGGTAGCTGTTTACACCATGACCGCATGTTAACACTGTCCCAATGTTCACACTGAAATGACCTCACGTTAACACTGTCACAATGTTCACACTGAAATGACCGCACGTTAACACTGTCCCAATGTTCACACTGAAATGACCGCATGTTAACACTGTCCCAATGTTCACACTGAAATGACCGCACGTTAACACTGTCCCAATGTTCACACTGAAATGACCGCACGTTAACACTGTCCCAATGTTCACACTGAAATGACCGCACGTTAACACTGTCCCAATGTTCACACTGAAATGACCGCACGTTAACACTGTCCCAATGTTCACACTGAAATGACCGCACGTTAACACTGTCCCAATGTTCACACTGAAATGACCGCACGTTAACACTGTCCCAATGTTCACACTGAAATGACCGCACGTTAACACTGTGTAACACACACTCAAAATAtcagaatatcagaatatcagaTTATCCCACACTCAGATTATCAGAATATCTCACACTCAGATTATCCCAATGAGTTTTGAAAGATAAAGTGTGAGGAAACAATGTAATTCCCttgtacagtagcagtgttagtTTAGGACCATGCATAAATAAAGGGTGATGATCTGGAGTTAAACCTGCAATTCTCCTTTTGATACAGCAGAGTACTCACACTCAGTACAGAGGGCTGGCATACTGTACACTACTGCATGCAGTGCATGAAAGCCTGGTTTTATAATAAGACTCTCTGGCTGATGCTTAGAGGAGAACAATAGGTTAGCAATAACAAGAGACTAGAGGAGCTTCTATAAGAGAACAGGGGGGCTATTGTCAATAACACTTACACTGAGGGGAGTTCTGCACTTTACAGGGGGGCTATTGTCAATAACACTTACACTGAGGGGAGTTCTGCACTTTACAGGGGGGCTATTGTCAATAACACTTACACTGAGGGGAGTTCTGCACTTTACAGGGGGGCTATTGTCAATAACACTTACACTGAGGGGAGTTCTGCACTTTACAGGGGGGCTATTGTCAATAACACTTACACTGAGGGGAGTTCTGCACTTTACAGGGGGGCTATTGTCAATAACACTTACACTGAGGGGAGTTCTGCACTTTACAGGGGGGCTATTGTCAATAACACTTACACTGAGGGGAGTTCTGCACTTTACAGGGGGGCTATTGTCAATAACACTTACACTGAGGGGAGTTCTGCACTTTACAGGGGGGCTATTGTCAATAACACTTACACTGAGGGGAGTTCTGCACTTTACAAAAAATGATAGTTTAGTAATAACAGAGCGTTTTGGAAATCACTTAAAGGTTATACAGAATTTTCCTGTCAAATTGTCAAGAACCTATTTGGTTAATGAAAGAGAGTAAATAGACGTACACTGAGGAGAGGGCTGGACGGCACACTGGTGGTTACAGTTGTTACTGAGCTTGTTGATCACTCCAGTGATGTTCTCCACCTTGCTGTCCACGATGGCCTCCACGTTCCTCATGTTGATCAGGCTTAGTTCCTCTAGACGGCCCTGCAGAGCCGTGATCTGTCCCCGTGCGTTACGCAGGCTGTTGGACATCTTGTTCATCTTCACCTGCATCTCAAACACAGAACCGCCGGTAGAGACGGTGCCTTTGCCAGTACCAGAACCGGTGCCAATGCCATCCCCATCAGGCCCTGTGTTGGTTCCCCCGTCTCCTCGTTCCTCCTTACTGGTGCTAGACTGTATTTCCAGAAACCCTGGTCCCGTACCGGGACCCCCTGCTGCCTCCCCGCTGTCCCTCTGCAGGCTCTGGTCAGCCTGCTGCCGGCACTCCTGACAGTCCCTCTTCAGCCGGTTCACCGTCTCCTTCAGGCTCTGCAGCTCCTTCATGGTCTTCTCCAGCATCCTGAACTGCTTGGGCAGCTGGATGGTCAATGGAGGCAGGGTGATCTGGTAGGGGCAGTCGTCCTCTTCTCCACACTGGCCAGAAGGCTTCATCCTCACAGGGCAGCCCCCTGAAACCTCTCCTGTAGCAGCCTTATCCTGGACCTTATCCCATCTCTGGGCTCTGTCTCCTGGCTCTGCTGCGGAGCTCCATGGGACTGCCAGCAGAAGAGTGGTGGAGGCCACAACACACAGCACGAACAGCCTCATGGTGTGTGttttgactgagtgtgtgtgcgtgcgtgtgagtgggtgagtgagtgagtgagtgtgtgtttctcagcTACGCAGtcacgagagagcgagagcagcgTGAGAGAGCAGCCTGCAGGAGAGTGAGCGCAGGAGACTGCCTCCTGCCTGAGATAGTTGTGTCATTAAtatcaggggagagagggagggaggggtgggaggggctGTGTTGCGTAATTCCACCACTCCATACCAGCAGCAAAGTCAACCATTTAAAGAGAGAGTAGGAAGGCAGAGTTCTGACTGAGCTGCAGTCCTTTAGAAATCAGCCCATTTCCCTGAACAGACAAGTGAGTCAGTACAATGGAATTAACATTCTCTCCTGAGTCAGTACAAAGGAATTAAGATTCTCTCCTGAGTCAGTACAATGGAAGTGAGTCAGTACAATGGAATTAAGATTctctcctgtaggttttcccCCTCTTGTTGTTTTGCTGTTTTGTGTTCTTGGATATTTATCCTGAACTAGGACACTAAGCCCTTTATGAAGTGGTAGAAGTGGTCGGTTTGAGGGTCTTAGAGGGTTGATACTAGAATCACCTGAACAGAGAGAAAGGCTATGGTCCTACAGTGCACTTGTTTCATCTCCAAACTCCAATCTCAGTGTTGCTGTGGATCAACACCAATGTGTCTCTTTCCTTCTTAACTCTGGTCTCGTTGCCATGACAGTTTTAGATTCAATGTATGAAT contains these protein-coding regions:
- the LOC109882870 gene encoding fibroleukin, with product MRLFVLCVVASTTLLLAVPWSSAAEPGDRAQRWDKVQDKAATGEVSGGCPVRMKPSGQCGEEDDCPYQITLPPLTIQLPKQFRMLEKTMKELQSLKETVNRLKRDCQECRQQADQSLQRDSGEAAGGPGTGPGFLEIQSSTSKEERGDGGTNTGPDGDGIGTGSGTGKGTVSTGGSVFEMQVKMNKMSNSLRNARGQITALQGRLEELSLINMRNVEAIVDSKVENITGVINKLSNNCNHQCAVQPSPQFIIAPKDCSDYNMLKERRNGVYQVTPDPKNGTFQVYCDMESFGGGWTLVQQRLNGTVSFNRSWAEYKTGFGDPRGEFWLGNDRIHLLTKAKDMVLRIELEDFQGVREYAKFDQFYVANEFLRYRLSISGYSGTAGNALHMNKHFNHDQKFFTTPDRDNDMYPSGNCGAYYSSGWWFDACMSANLNGKYYHKRYKGVRNGIFWGTWHNMSSEAYPTNYRQAFKTVKMMIRPKNYAP